One region of Triticum aestivum cultivar Chinese Spring chromosome 6B, IWGSC CS RefSeq v2.1, whole genome shotgun sequence genomic DNA includes:
- the LOC123135887 gene encoding uncharacterized protein encodes MMDTAVEVSRRVRPEKKLCADADGETRQCPRTTTAAVDPVSKVLGDDNLLGEILLRVGFPTTLVRATLVRRGWYQLASDRGFLCRFRELHPPRLLGFYIDTGLVWPKSMAVLRFVPMLPQPPEFAAVVRRMASHNFGTREVPWIMDSRNGSIFTRHRERRELSYGVYHPLCPERGIDDIPPLPSAQDRNRLNFGAILSKEEGNGLSYFYVLTEVCDETEKFTMRVYMLQGSVWCLHTLATYQLHLPLPRAIVVLVDNKIYMVASPADDIIVLDLTDSSLYRSSSHLE; translated from the exons ATGATGGATACGGCTGTGGAGGTTTCCCGACG GGTCCGTCCCGAGAAGAAACTATGCGCTGATGCCGATGGCGAGACACGCCAGTGTCCCCGGACAACAACGGCGGCCGTGGACCCTGTCTCCAAGGTGCTTGGGGACGACAATCTCCTCGGGGAGATCCTCCTGCGCGTCGGCTTCCCCACCACACTCGTCCGTGCCACCCTCGTGCGCAGGGGCTGGTACCAGCTCGCCTCGGACCGGGGTTTCCTCTGCCGGTTCCGTGAGCTCCACCCGCCCCGCCTACTTGGCTTTTACATCGACACCGGGTTGGTCTGGCCGAAGTCGATGGCCGTCCTGCGCTTCGTCCCGATGCTTCCCCAGCCCCCAGAGTTTGCCGCTGTTGTCCGCCGCATGGCGAGCCACAACTTCGGTACCCGCGAGGTGCCATGGATCATGGACTCCCGAAACGGCAGCATCTTCACCAGACATCGTGAAAGAAGAGAACTATCATATGGAGTGTACCACCCGCTTTGTCCTGAGAGAGGCATTGACGACATCCCACCACTCCCAAGTGCCCAGGATCGCAATCGCCTAAATTTTGGTGCTATTCTCTCGAAAGAAGAAGGCAATGGCTTGTCCTACTTTTATGTGTTGACGGAGGTTTGTGATGAGACAGAAAAATTCACTATGCGTGTGTATATGTTGCAAGGCAGTGTTTGGTGCTTGCATACCTTGGCCACATACCAGCTCCATCTTCCACTACCCAGAGCAATAGTTGTGCTCGTCGACAATAAAATCTATATGGTGGCCTCCCCCGCCGATGACATTATTGTCTTGGATTTGACGGACTCAAGTTTGTATAGATCCAGCTCCCACCTGGAGTGA